The following is a genomic window from Solanum lycopersicum chromosome 6, SLM_r2.1.
GTACTGATATGACTGTAGAGCTAGTAGTTTGTTACTTCTAATTCCTTTAGCTTCTTTTTAATGGGAAAGTTCTGCAGGCTGGAAAGGGAGGTGAACTTACACATGATGAAACAACAATCATAAGTGGAGCATTAGATTTAACTGAGAAGGTATGGACACTGAAGCAGTCTTATCATAGCCATGCTTCTCCAGACCCCAGGTTTATCAATTAATAACGCTTTGGTTTTTAAACATTCGTTGTTCCTAATTGAATTCCTTGTAGATGTGAAAATTGACCAGATCATGAGAAGATAagttttttttgtcatttagaATCTTTTGCTCTGACTTATCAATATCCTGAAATTCTTGGTTCAAGGCAGACCTATCTATTGTACTTACTCTTGGCCCTTTCTTTTGTGGGATAAGTTGACTCGATAAGAACTACCTAATTGACTCTTTTCTcctattttttgaatttgataaacTTGTGATGTTAGAGTGATGACTGTGCTCTCTTTTGTTTGGCTTTTGGGATGTTGATAGACTGCTGAGGAGGCCATGACACCCATTGAGTCAACGTTTTCTTTGGATGTCAATTCAAAGCTGGACTGGTAAGTGTGGTACCATTATTCTTCCAAGCTTTTGTACTATTCAAGCCCAGTTTTCTCTTCTTCAAGTCCTGCAAAGCTTCTTTGATCCTGAAGTCATTAGTTCCAAGGCATGATATCAAATATCTGCACACAATCTTTGCTTAACTTACAGTGTTGGACTAACTAGTGTTTAActgttttttctcttttccaaCATGACTGCAACTTATGTTGATCTAGTGACTGATAATTACTAACTTTGACTTATCAATAAAAaagttatgttattttttttgctagGCTGCCAAAGTTCAGCTGATAGTTAATTTCTTGTAGAAAGATTTTTATTAGTTCTATAGCTGAAGGTAAAAAATATTTCAGCTGACAGAACTACTCCGTCGGAGTCTTGCAATGAAATTTTTGAACAGTAACATAATCATGTTTGAATCTTCAAATTGAATGGTCACAGCATGCAGGCATGTGATATTATGGTTAATATGTATTGAACCATATTTAATGAGGAACTTTTCCTTCATGTTTTCCGTAACTTTCCTGTTCCTTTGGATGGGACTGCATAGTATTTGAATTAAAGGCTTGCTCTTGCCAATTGAACCTTAGGTGTGACCTATGGGCTACAACCACCATTTTTTATTCTCTTTcgcaagaaaaaagaaaagaaagaaaagaactcTTTCAAATGAGCTATATGGTGTACTACCTTCTTGATAGATCCTTAATCCTTACAGAACTTATACAGTATAAATATTTGTGCCGTCATTTATTATTTGTGAGATTCCTGGCAAGGCTTACCTCATTATACACGAATAATTGCTTGGTATAATAAGCTctaattttgtttttgcttcTCAAATTCTTTATGGACCATGCATGTAAACTGAAAGAAGCTCTATTTCTTGGATATTAACCTTAGAAATATTCTCCAGATGAATTACAGTTGTTGACTAACTGATTTTCTGTGCCCCATAGGGAGGCAATGGGTAAAATTATTGCTCGGGGTCATAGCCGAGTTCCAGTCTACTCAGGTAGTCCAAAGAATATTATTGGACTTCTATTGGTGAGTTTTGGATCTCTCCTCCAGAACACTTGTAATCTTGATATTCCGTTGAAATTGATAGATTCAATATCATTTTAGGTAAAAAGTCTTCTTACCGTACGTCCAGAAACTGAGACACCAGTTAGTGCTGTTTCTATCCGCAGAATTCCACGGTATTGACTTTTTAATActccatttctttttttctatgcATGTGTTGATCAGTAAGTTCTAAACCTTGTTTTCCTTGAATTCTTTGTAGAGTTCCAGCTGATATGCCACTATATGATATACTAAACGAGTTCCAAAAGGGTAGCAGTCATATGGCTGCAGTAGTGAAGCTTAAAGGGAAAAACAATAAACCTCCCTTGGTACTTGATGAAGAGAAATCTGATGATAGCACAGTTGCTGGTGAAAATCCTCATGTAGTTACCCCTCATTTGACGGCAAAGGGTGAAAAGACAGAGTGTGTCGTTGACATCGAGAAGACTACAGTACCGGTAGTAACACCTCCAACATCTGCTGATGCAGTGACAAATGGAGTTCCTGAGTGGTCAGATGATATCGAGGATGCTGAAGTAATAGGTATTATTACTTTGGAGGATGTTTTTGAAGAACTTTTACAGGTGATCTTTGGGGTTCTTCTAGTTTTTGTACGTACCTCTTTTACACATCTGACTGTAACAGATGTAAATTCCCATCATTGGTGCAGGAGGAAATAGTAGACGAGACTGATGAGTATGTTGATGTACATAAGAGGTGGGTGAGAGCTGGACAACTTAATTTCACCTACTCAATATAGTAACTATTGTTGAAGAGCAGGTTGTAACTTTTTCCAAAATCTAACAGGATACGTGTGGCTGCGGCAGCAGCAGCTTCATCAGTGGCACGAGCTCCATCAATCCGGAGGTTAACAGCCCAAAAGGGAACCGTAAGTGCACATACTTTATACTATATTCATTGATATAttatagaaatatttttgaaaatgtcAACACAATAATTTCTATACACGTAGTTGCAAGAAAATATATCCGTTGTGTG
Proteins encoded in this region:
- the LOC101255304 gene encoding DUF21 domain-containing protein At4g14240-like isoform X2, which produces MEALPLYLDKMFNQYVAVILSVTFVLAFGEVIPQAICTRYGLAVGANFVWLVRVLMVICYPIAFPIGKMLDCVLGHHEVLFRRAQLKALVSIHSQEAGKGGELTHDETTIISGALDLTEKTAEEAMTPIESTFSLDVNSKLDWEAMGKIIARGHSRVPVYSGSPKNIIGLLLVKSLLTVRPETETPVSAVSIRRIPRVPADMPLYDILNEFQKGSSHMAAVVKLKGKNNKPPLVLDEEKSDDSTVAGENPHVVTPHLTAKGEKTECVVDIEKTTVPVVTPPTSADAVTNGVPEWSDDIEDAEVIGIITLEDVFEELLQEEIVDETDEYVDVHKRIRVAAAAAASSVARAPSIRRLTAQKGTGVQSKEGQNLKKSGEDTSISRRTQGSLGEPLLEKKR
- the LOC101255304 gene encoding DUF21 domain-containing protein At4g14240-like isoform X1; protein product: MMQNLMNAVAVVRMAMRDPNNSIEAEVAFGTVTWFIYAGFSCFLVLFAGIMSGLTLGLMSLGIVELEILQQSGTPAEKKQAAVILPVVQKQHQLLVTLLLCNAAAMEALPLYLDKMFNQYVAVILSVTFVLAFGEVIPQAICTRYGLAVGANFVWLVRVLMVICYPIAFPIGKMLDCVLGHHEVLFRRAQLKALVSIHSQEAGKGGELTHDETTIISGALDLTEKTAEEAMTPIESTFSLDVNSKLDWEAMGKIIARGHSRVPVYSGSPKNIIGLLLVKSLLTVRPETETPVSAVSIRRIPRVPADMPLYDILNEFQKGSSHMAAVVKLKGKNNKPPLVLDEEKSDDSTVAGENPHVVTPHLTAKGEKTECVVDIEKTTVPVVTPPTSADAVTNGVPEWSDDIEDAEVIGIITLEDVFEELLQEEIVDETDEYVDVHKRIRVAAAAAASSVARAPSIRRLTAQKGTGVQSKEGQNLKKSGEDTSISRRTQGSLGEPLLEKKR